A window of Leishmania major strain Friedlin complete genome, chromosome 27 genomic DNA:
CCACCACCCGCTCAGACCCCTTCACATAAGCCACAAGCAGCTCAACACTGCGCCgcaggtgccgcagctgccgttTAAGATGGGCCTCGCGCTTTGCCGAGGCCTGGGCGCCGGCCTCAAGGACGCGTGCATGGCGCTCCCAGGCGGCACCGTCCGCCAAGGCCTGCAGGAACAGTGCTTGGTACAACTCAACGTTGTCTCGTTTACCATCAGCAGCATCTGTGACGGTGCAGCCCGTTCgttgcgcctccgcctccagctggcgcaggagTCGCTGCAGTCGTGAGGTGGGCCGACGAGGTGACAGCGGCCGCGAAGACGATGCGTCAAAGTGAATGATGTCGGCCGTCGGAGTGGCTGTCCTTGAGGGTGAGCCCAGCAacggcgaggacggcggtgaCAGCTGCGGTCCGCGGTGGTGACGAGCGAGCTCTGCCTCGGGTATTCGATCCTCTACCGCCGCGCGATCGgttgcccaccgccgcgacctCAGCGGCGGTCCCTGAGCCTCAGGAggcccctgctgctgctgcgctgacgCGTCTGCCGCACTGTGTAGGCAGTGAGCCCGGGAGCAAGGCCCATGCTTGACGCGGCGCGCATGGGCAGCGTCGGTGGCGGGAGTTGGCGGTGCCAGCACGGACAACGTTGCCTCACACTTCATGGGGGAGTCATCGGCGCTGCGGTGAATAAAAGGGTCATGGTaatggtggcgctggtgcagatgcgacgacgacgagccgCCAGGCGCTACGCCTGATGACGGCTGTGCGTAAGATGGGTAAGGTGTGCGTACGGGAGAGTGGCGAGCGTGGCAGTGCACTGGCTGCCGGCGGTGAGGCGACAAGATGAAGCGCCTGGTAAACGCTACCTCCGATGGAGCCGCCTTCAGACGACCGGGCATGCTCGCCCGTTGTACAGCGCACACCGTCGCTCTATGGATGTGTTTTCGACGTGTGCACTGGGCGTCGCTGCAAAGCAGCCAAAGAGCCTGCGTTCAACGAGTGGCTACCACGACGCAGATATAGACAAGACGCGCAAGCACAGCGACATAAATGCAGGTGTCGCTGCtccatcacacacacacacacacatgaagGCCATTGAAGATGCGCGCAAGTCCGTAAATGGACacggaaaaaaagaaaaacaggaGAAGAAAGCCAGCGGGAGAGGCGAGTACAGTCAAGTAAGAGCAGGGGAAGGAAGCAACGAAGGGCAAGTGTCCCTGTGCCCTCTTCTCCAACAATTTTCTCATTTCTTAGCTGCTTAGCATCACTGCGCTGAGGCCGGTTGCCGCTTGGCGATGGCCCGTATATCCTTTGGTGCTACAAGCAAacgcgtgtctgtgtgtgtgtgtgtgtgtgtgtgtttgtgtgtgcgtgttcgtgCGTGAATACGCCCACACGCGCGTACCCTCATGCCTTGCGTCCTCCCGGACAGAGGCGGAAGCgacaggagagagggagagtcacgagaaaacaaaaacggcGGTGTAGGTGGCGGATACACAaatcgccctcccccctcccctcgaacgccgccgcgcatccTCTAGCGCTCTGCCCTCCttctgctgccctcctcgttttctttccttCTGTTGCATTGaactaccaccaccacgacaggCAGCCACCAAAATCGTCAGCTTCGTCGCTTTATGCAACGGCCATGGCCTGCGTGAGGCATGTCTTGCATACTTGCATTTTTTTACGCGTGGAGagcgaagggggagggaagagggggaggagaggacgCCCCCATTAAATGCTTCGACGTGTTTCATTTCGAAAAGGGGCACCAACCAGCAAAAAAAATAAGCAAATTAAACGGGTTCAGATAGATCCGCCGTGCGAGCCgctccacacgcacacgcacactgaAGGCAaaggagcgagagagagagagagagagagacccgCATCAGTACACGCATCGGTGCATCCTAACGGTgcgaaagaaagaggaagggagagacagaAGTGTTTGGGCCTGTCACGTCGGTCGGCTCCCGCTCTCTGTGAAACAATACATATACATaaggtggcgctgcgcatACGTTTGTGGGAGCAGCTCGTCGTGGTAATAATaagaggaggaaaggaagAGCAAAAGGGGGCACTGTCGCGGGAGGTGACCATGGAGCGGGGCGGGCGGCTGGGTAAGGGGTGGGTGGCGCGTGGGGCAccctcgtgtgtgcgtgtgtgtgtgagttgGGGAAGAAGATTTAGGAGCTAAAATAAGGTGGAAGAGAGATGAAAGAGTGCGATGGGGGCactggcggtgatggcgggTCAGCCCCGTTGCTGTTATCGCCGTCATACACATACGCATGCACACAGCGGTAGAGGGGGCGCACGTATGGACACGCTTATCGAGTGACAACACAACGAATACACCTGGAAataggggagaggggagaagaaggTCAGCAAGTGACAGACGGGCACACATCAAGAAACCCAAAACAAAggaggggcacacacacacacacacacacacaagcacacgaaCGCAGcgaggggaggcgaggggaggaTGCTGCACAATACACACAAGAGAGCGCcaaggggggagagagaacaagaaAGTGAGTGAGCGAAGAGAACTAAACTGGAAAAGAAACACAAAATAAAATCAAAATAAACAACAATCAGCATTATCTGCCGTTGGAACAAAGGAGCGGGAGGCGGGGGCAACGACAAGGAGACGCCGCTCAGCCCCTTCACCCTCCAGGCCGCGCACGGGCACGtccgttttttttctcccgGGCGTGGAGAAGAGAGCCCCACACGCGCCCGAAACAAGTGGATCAGCAACACGGATggtcctccctcccttcccgtCCCATGCGCactcgcctcccctcctccatctgcAGAAGGGCGCCATGTTCTGCTTCTTCCTACATCACGTGCCCGATTGAAGAACGAGGGACCGAGAGAGTGAGTGCGATGGTCTGCAGGCACCTGCGCAGACCATCGCACTCTCATCGCATCGTTCTGCAATCAACGTCCAGCAAAGAAAATACTTCAGCGAGGCAAAGCAACGTGAAAACGCAGACAACAAGCACATACGAAGCATGTGTGTAAATATATATGTAGGAGTCGTCTACGTGGCTGAGGTGGCTGcggacgtgcgtgcgcagtgAGCAAAAAAGCACGCCCGATCGTTGAGCATCCGTCGTGGCGGCTGTCTACACACGGTGGCGAGCCTCAGTAGAAACCTCTGCAGATCGCAGAGCTGCCgtggccccccccctgccaCAGCGTGCAGTCGTCACTTTTGTTGTTTCTTGCTTTCGCACCTACGTGTGACTGTATGTACGTTTGTGGAGAGTGCGCATGTGTTGTTCATCGCGCTTGCAGCCCGGACGTTACTCGTCCTCGGCCATCTTGTCGATATCCTTGAGCGTCACGGGGTGCGGAAGTTTGTCGGTCTTGATGCGAACGGCAGCGAAGGGGCTGTCCACGCCGGTGATGACTGACTTGTCCTCACGgatgccggtgccgctgaaGGCGTCGCCGATCATCCAGCCGCCGATGATGGCGTAGTAGTCATCCTGCTTCTTCAGCTCAAACAGCTGTTGGTAAATCATGTTGCGCTTGCCATATTTGCCACCAGACTCAGCGTGcaccacgccgtcgccggagGTGATGATAACGTTGCTGCCCACGCGGCCGACAATCGGCTTCTTGGCGTACCcgtgcttgcgcagctcgtcCGTCAACTCGTACTCCGCCTTCAAGATGGCTGGGTGTTCGGGGTGGTTGTGGTAGATCATGGGCAGGATGGCCTTGTTGCTCGGGATGACTTTCCACATCGGCTCGAAGTAGAGAATTTCCCAGTCATCGCCGAGGAGCAAGTCACACAATCGCACCTTGTCCTTCGGGGACGGCTTCCAGTTCTCGCCTCGCTCCTCCCGGGCGGCGTAATAGTCCGTGATGGCCGACTCCCACATCCACGTCTTCCACACattgcgcacacgcacgccgtcgcTATCGACAACGTGACCATTATCATCAAAGCGGAACTCATCGAACAAGATGCACAGCTTGCCCTCCAACCCGACTGCCTCAGCGGCCTGCATGCAGTAGAGGGCCGTGTACtgctcttccctttcctCATCAACGCAGAAGTGAACGCGGCCAGTCGCCCCGCTGTTTGCCCACGCCATCTTGAGGTTGCGCTCCACCGCGAAGCCGGAGCCGCGCGTGTCCTGCTTGTCCAGCCCCACCGACTCGGCCCACTTTTGCTGAATGAGGCCGCACTCTAGCAGCGTCGACGCGCTGTCAGCATTGTACTCGAAGCACTTGACCTCGCCCGTCTCGTTGTTGAAGGCGAAGTCGAAGCGACCAGAAATGTACGTCTGCTGGTACTTCCACGAGTGGCGGATGCGGGGCCAGAACTCCTCAGGAATGGCAAAGAGCCGGAGCTTCTCATCGCTCTCGATCACCTGCGCGGTTGCCTCCATGAAGAtggcgtgcagctgcgttCCGTACGCGACGCACCGCAGGTGAAACTCGTGATTCGACTCGTAGTAGCTGACGACCTTCTCCTCCAGGCGGGTACGGCTGACGTCCATGCCAAACTCCTCCACAAATAGCCGCTCCGCCGGGTTGTTCATGTCGAGCCAGTTCGCCTTGGACTCCGTCGGCAGAAAGTTACGGCGCAGCAGATACGGCTTCGGCGGCTCCTTGAAGTGCAGTGACGgatgcagcgccaccggcggcgcccCTTCCGGTCGATTTGCGCGGCCAGGAAACGTCAACCACCCAAGTGGGATCTCGATTTCGTCCGCGTCAATGTCATCGATGATGGTCCAGATGCCGTCCCTGTGATCAAGCTTCAGCTTGTACGCGCAGGAGGACTCCCACTTGTGGAAGCGGTAGTTCTGATCCGCGACACATACGTAGTCGTCACCCACCTCGGTGATGGTGCCGACATGACCAACTG
This region includes:
- the TRYS gene encoding putative trypanothione synthetase (previous protein_id=AAZ09935.1); translation: MSSLQRASVSFNKPGHIPFGAVQGYAPGGVPAYSNKHDHYFSGERNIEDNIFFGFKYQCVEFARRWLLVRKGLLLPDVNWACHIFQLKEVRDAATTESFAVLQVRNGTTTKPEADALLVYPSTDANPVGHVGTITEVGDDYVCVADQNYRFHKWESSCAYKLKLDHRDGIWTIIDDIDADEIEIPLGWLTFPGRANRPEGAPPVALHPSLHFKEPPKPYLLRRNFLPTESKANWLDMNNPAERLFVEEFGMDVSRTRLEEKVVSYYESNHEFHLRCVAYGTQLHAIFMEATAQVIESDEKLRLFAIPEEFWPRIRHSWKYQQTYISGRFDFAFNNETGEVKCFEYNADSASTLLECGLIQQKWAESVGLDKQDTRGSGFAVERNLKMAWANSGATGRVHFCVDEEREEQYTALYCMQAAEAVGLEGKLCILFDEFRFDDNGHVVDSDGVRVRNVWKTWMWESAITDYYAAREERGENWKPSPKDKVRLCDLLLGDDWEILYFEPMWKVIPSNKAILPMIYHNHPEHPAILKAEYELTDELRKHGYAKKPIVGRVGSNVIITSGDGVVHAESGGKYGKRNMIYQQLFELKKQDDYYAIIGGWMIGDAFSGTGIREDKSVITGVDSPFAAVRIKTDKLPHPVTLKDIDKMAEDE